In the Adlercreutzia equolifaciens DSM 19450 genome, one interval contains:
- a CDS encoding 4Fe-4S dicluster domain-containing protein yields the protein MTRYAIAVDCNRCVGCMACNGACKMVNNVPIGSFWNKVLRIGPNEPGQDEVPSHDFYFLPIQCQHCENPECVKVCPTGASHKLPDGTVQIDKDKCIGCQFCAMSCPYGVRYLNEEERVVEKCTLCEQQIAQGELPQCVTNCVGMAKWFGDLDEGIESFRGPCGKTMGDFCEPFDGEHDVHTLTDVGNRPSFLYILRDHTWRGKE from the coding sequence ATGACTCGATACGCCATTGCGGTGGACTGCAACCGATGCGTGGGCTGCATGGCCTGCAACGGTGCGTGCAAAATGGTAAACAATGTGCCCATCGGCAGCTTCTGGAACAAGGTGCTGCGCATCGGCCCCAATGAGCCGGGCCAGGACGAGGTGCCGAGCCACGATTTCTACTTCCTTCCCATACAGTGCCAGCACTGCGAGAACCCCGAATGCGTGAAGGTGTGCCCCACGGGCGCCAGCCATAAGCTGCCTGATGGTACGGTGCAGATTGACAAGGACAAGTGCATTGGCTGCCAGTTCTGCGCCATGAGCTGCCCCTACGGTGTGCGCTACCTGAACGAGGAAGAGCGCGTCGTGGAGAAGTGCACCCTCTGCGAGCAGCAGATCGCCCAGGGCGAGTTGCCCCAGTGCGTGACGAATTGCGTGGGCATGGCCAAATGGTTCGGCGATTTGGACGAGGGCATCGAGAGCTTCCGCGGGCCTTGTGGGAAAACGATGGGCGACTTCTGCGAGCCCTTCGACGGAGAGCACGATGTGCATACGCTGACTGATGTGGGGAATAGGCCGTCGTTCCTCTATATCCTGCGCGACCACACCTGGCGGGGAAAGGAGTAG